In the Candidatus Delongbacteria bacterium genome, ATATGAATCCACCAATCATAGAGATTACAGATGAGTTTGAATCTTTTCCTTCAGTTCTTAAAGTTGCAGGGTACTCTGTCAAAGAAAAAGTAAACTCACCACCTTTTTTTGCATTGGGGTCACCAGGTGCTTCAAAAGTGTTATTAGTGACAAAACCCATAGATTCTGCTACGTCTTCAAAACCAGCTCCACCCATTTCAGCAGTAATAGAAGGATCTGCACCTTCTGCTGTTTCATATTTTTTTACTGAAACTGGACCCGATGCAGCCATTTCAGTTTGTACAGAACTACCACTTTCTTTAGTTTCAAATTTTGGTCCTTTGTTGTCATTTGATCCACAGGATACAAAGAAAGAAACGATAAGAATTAGTAGAAGGAAATTCAGTTTTTTCATGATACTCCTCTGTTATATTTCAACTAATGATCATTTTGATCAATCGTGAGGCAAATGTAATATATTTTCAATATTTTTGCTAAAAAAAGATTTACTAAGTTTATATCGCATTTGTTATTTGATTTTATAAAACCCTCCTTTTCGTTGCTTTGACTAAAATATAATAAATGGAGTTGTCCATATTCATAATGATTTTTACATCCTATCAATATTAACTAATGTTTGTGTCACAGATTCTCTAAACTTTATATCATGACATACTAATAATAATGTTCCATTATAATTTACAGTAAAAGTAACAATAATACTCTTAAATCCCCCACTGGGGGAAATATGGGGATCTTGGTTTTGATTGAAGATGGGCAGATATTGCAATCTGCCCCTATATATTTAAATCAAAATTTCGTTTCCTGTTCCCTAATAACTGTTCCCTCTGAGCTGAATAGTTCTGCTGTTCAGCCTTTTTATTTACCCATTTTGGCAAAAAAGATGATCATAATTTAAGCGATTTCATCGCTGGATGTGTTCATATAATAAATTAATATCAATGCATTTATTCAAATTCTTTTATAAATATAGAATATTCATTTAAAATGAACTGGGAAATGTTATTATCAATTTGTAAGATATCGAAACTATCTTTCCAAAATTTCTAAAATTTCACCAACATACATTCTATGATAATCTTTCTGCGGGTAACTGTTTTCAATTTCAGATACCAGAAAATTTCTATTGTCGATGTCCTGCCAGTATACTTTTTTACATACCATCGTAAGTCTTGCTTCTTTAAAACCTGTTGTTTCTGAAATTTGCTCTATTGTTAATCCTGATTCAGAAATTTTATCTCTGTTTTTGCCGCTTACAGTACCTAGAAGTTTTAGAGCATCTCTGTATTTCTCATCAAAGAATGTCAGAGTAAATAGATCATTTTCTTCAGTGAAATTGTAGGTATGTCTGGTAGGTCTTACAAAGGTGAAACAAACTTTTTTATTCCATAAAACACCAAACCCTGCCCAACTAGCAGTCATAGTATTACAATTATCAGGAGTCCCAGCAGTAATAAGCATCCATTGTTTATCGATTAGATCGAAAATTTTTTCATCAAACTTATAAGGATCAATTTTGTTCATTATGTTCTCCTTTCAAATAACTTCCTTTTAACTAAAATAATATATTTTAAAATTAATGATAGATTATAAAGATATAATTGTCTATAATTCAACAAGAATAAAATGAGGTATTTATGAACGATCTGTCCAATTTTGCCTTACTGGCTTTTACATCATTTTTCACATTGATAAATCCTTTAGGTGCAATGCCTGTTTTTATGACAATGACATCAGAATTTGATGAATTATCTAGGAAAAAAACAGCTTTAAAAGCTACTTTGATATCATTTCTGATCATTTCTGGTTTTGCTTTAACAGGGCAGTTGTTATTCAAATTTTTTGGGATATCAGTTCATAGTTTCAGAGTAGTGGGTGGAGTAATCTTTTTCATTATGGGAATGGATATGCTTCAAGCCAGGCTTACAGGTGTTAAAATAAAAGATTCTGAAGTTAAAAAATATGTCAACGATATCTCAATCACTCCTTTGGCAATTCCTATGCTTTGTGGACCTGGTGCTATAACAAATGCCATAGTATTGATGGAGGACGCTAACAATATCACTAAAATTATTGTTTTATTCATTGTTATAGCCATAATAATGGTGATTACATATCTAATACTTCTAGGTGCTTCGAAAATTATAAAGTTTCTTGGGCCATCCGGGAATAATGTTATGATGAGACTAATGGGTTTG is a window encoding:
- a CDS encoding flavin reductase, whose translation is MNKIDPYKFDEKIFDLIDKQWMLITAGTPDNCNTMTASWAGFGVLWNKKVCFTFVRPTRHTYNFTEENDLFTLTFFDEKYRDALKLLGTVSGKNRDKISESGLTIEQISETTGFKEARLTMVCKKVYWQDIDNRNFLVSEIENSYPQKDYHRMYVGEILEILER
- a CDS encoding MarC family protein translates to MNDLSNFALLAFTSFFTLINPLGAMPVFMTMTSEFDELSRKKTALKATLISFLIISGFALTGQLLFKFFGISVHSFRVVGGVIFFIMGMDMLQARLTGVKIKDSEVKKYVNDISITPLAIPMLCGPGAITNAIVLMEDANNITKIIVLFIVIAIIMVITYLILLGASKIIKFLGPSGNNVMMRLMGLIVMVIAVEFFFSGVKPIIQDILRN